Genomic DNA from Candidatus Methanomethylicota archaeon:
ATTTATGAGGCTGCTGTTAGGGAGGGGGTTGGGATTAGGGAGGGGGACATAATTGTCATCACACATAAAATTGTTAGTAAGGCTAATGGGTTGATTGTGGATTTGAGGAATGTTAAACCCAGTGAGAAGGCTTTGGAGATTGCGGAGATGACTGGTAAGGATCCCAGATTTGTTGAGGTCATACTCCGTGAAGCTAAGAGGATTCTAGATGTGAGGCCACCATTCATAATCACTGAAACTCATTTCGGTCATATATGTTTGAATGCTGGTGTTGATAGATCTAATGTGGCTGGTAGTGAGGAGATATGTGCACTTCTCCCAAGGGATCCTGATGAGGAGGCTAGGAAGATTAGGGGGAGATTGATGGAGTTAACTGGATTGAGGAAGATTGCCGTTGTTATAAGCGACACTTATAGTAGGCCGCATAGGTATGCGCAGATAGATATGGCTATA
This window encodes:
- the cofE gene encoding coenzyme F420-0:L-glutamate ligase, with protein sequence MTTKIELIGLSSIPEVKAGDDVAKLIYEAAVREGVGIREGDIIVITHKIVSKANGLIVDLRNVKPSEKALEIAEMTGKDPRFVEVILREAKRILDVRPPFIITETHFGHICLNAGVDRSNVAGSEEICALLPRDPDEEARKIRGRLMELTGLRKIAVVISDTYSRPHRYAQIDMAIGIAGLNPIVDYKGRRDAYGYQLRFKMQAIGDELAAAAELAIGQTVERVPVVIIRGYNWTLDEEGSAKYMSLIKLGYSCIFEGVPIIPEKPGLAEKLKRMGMEG